From the genome of Desulfobotulus pelophilus:
GGTCATCCCCAACGGGGCTCGCGGAGCGACGCCAGCCCTGTGCAGCAGGGTGAAGATGTGGATACAGGCCTGGAAGAAGATCAAAGCCAAGGATGTTCTGGAAATCATCATCGTTTTTTCCGCAAGGTTCTATGGCAGCCGATCCCGGAAAAACAAGAAATTTCTCGAAAACCTGAAAAAGACTGTGGAGTAAGCCATGCTCATTGCCCATGAGATTGCCCTGGATCCCAACAAGGCCAGAAAAAAACCTCGCCGTATCCATGCCAGAATCCGCAATATCCGAAACGATGCCCTGCATAAACTCACCTCTTCCCTCACCCGCAGGTTCGATACGATTGTGGTGGAAGATTATAATGGAAAGGGCATGATGAAAAACCACAAGCTGGCCCGTTCCATCAGCCATAGGGGTTTTTTCAAGTTCCGCCGTATCGTAAATCCTGTGGAGAAGAAGGCTCTGGCCTTTGCGCAGGGCAGGAGTGAAACCAGCCTCCGGGAAGCAGGAAGTCAGCGCAAAGCTACCTGTGGCTAGATTTGGGCAAGTCTGGCAGAACGGTTGTCTCATAAACAATAGTCTGATTTTTTGACCAAAAGCAGGAAGGAGCTATTTTGAAGGTTATTACTGTTGTTGGCGCAAGACCTCAGTT
Proteins encoded in this window:
- a CDS encoding transposase, translated to MLIAHEIALDPNKARKKPRRIHARIRNIRNDALHKLTSSLTRRFDTIVVEDYNGKGMMKNHKLARSISHRGFFKFRRIVNPVEKKALAFAQGRSETSLREAGSQRKATCG